ATCGGAGCAGTGGTACAGGAAACAGTTTCCCCAGCAGCTATAGCAGATAAGGAAAAGGGCTGCCAGGAAAACCAAGGCACAAATTGTGCAAGGCTTCCGTTCCAGGAGGAAGCTGAGCAGGTAGAAGCCCATGAACATGGAGTGGCTGAACCACAGGGCGGGGTTGAGGGGCTTGGGGATGAGGAGGACGGGCAGCAGCCACTGGAGGCAATACATGATCTCTGCCGGGCAGGGCCTTCACCAAGGCTGCCGGGCACCGCTGCAGGAACCGACCTAATGGGAGCCAGCGGGCGCAGGCGGCTGCCCTCCGCTTTCTTCAACCCTCACTCTCCAGGAGCTGAGCCGCTGTGCTCTCTGGCTGTCAGCCCGGGATCACCAAGGCA
This window of the Rhinopithecus roxellana isolate Shanxi Qingling chromosome 13, ASM756505v1, whole genome shotgun sequence genome carries:
- the BLCAP gene encoding bladder cancer-associated protein isoform X3; the encoded protein is MYCLQWLLPVLLIPKPLNPALWFSHSMFMGFYLLSFLLERKPCTICALVFLAALFLICYSCWGNCFLYHCSDSPLPESAHDPGVVGT